One part of the Candidatus Reconcilbacillus cellulovorans genome encodes these proteins:
- a CDS encoding N-acetyl-alpha-D-glucosaminyl L-malate synthase BshA: MPETFRIGITCYPTLGGSGVVATELGKLLAEKGHEVHFITYSLPFRLGSFYKNIYYHEVEICDYYVFKYPPYDLSLASKMAQVAQMRGLDLLHVHYAVPHALCALLAREIVGGGLKVVTTLHGTDITILGQDPSLSDLIRYAIDRSDAVTAVSDDLIRQTRLTLGVSRSIDRIYNFVDSRVYYPHDVALWRREFAEPHEAVLLHISNFRPVKRATDVVDIFEKVNAVMPARLVLAGEGPELSVVCSLIRERGLEDRVLYLGKRDDVAQVLSLADVLLLPSEKESFGLVALEAMACGVPTVGSRTGGLPEVVVHGETGFLAPVGDTDAMASYVIRLLEDRDLYRRMSRKAIDVARSRFCGERVAIQYENVYRRILGLDLLPEPEC, encoded by the coding sequence ATGCCGGAGACGTTTCGGATCGGAATCACGTGTTATCCGACGCTCGGCGGTTCCGGCGTCGTGGCGACCGAACTCGGCAAGCTGCTCGCCGAAAAGGGCCACGAAGTCCATTTTATTACCTATAGTCTTCCTTTTCGACTTGGATCATTTTATAAAAATATTTATTACCACGAAGTCGAAATCTGCGACTATTATGTGTTCAAGTATCCGCCGTACGATTTGTCGTTGGCCAGCAAAATGGCACAGGTGGCGCAGATGCGCGGGCTTGATCTTCTGCATGTCCACTATGCCGTTCCGCATGCCCTGTGCGCGCTGCTCGCCCGTGAGATCGTCGGCGGCGGTTTGAAAGTCGTGACGACGTTGCACGGGACGGATATTACGATTCTCGGCCAAGACCCGTCGCTCAGCGATCTGATCCGGTACGCGATCGACCGCAGCGACGCTGTAACGGCCGTTTCCGACGATTTGATCCGGCAGACGCGCTTGACGCTCGGTGTCTCAAGGTCGATCGACCGGATTTACAATTTCGTCGATTCGCGCGTTTATTACCCGCACGACGTCGCTTTGTGGCGCAGGGAGTTTGCCGAACCTCATGAAGCGGTGTTGCTGCACATTTCGAATTTCCGGCCGGTCAAACGTGCGACCGATGTCGTCGACATTTTCGAAAAAGTAAACGCCGTCATGCCGGCCCGCCTCGTACTGGCCGGGGAAGGCCCGGAGCTGTCGGTCGTCTGTTCGCTCATCCGCGAGCGGGGGCTCGAAGACCGCGTCTTGTATCTCGGCAAGCGGGACGACGTCGCCCAGGTGCTGTCCTTGGCCGACGTCTTGCTTTTGCCGTCGGAGAAGGAAAGCTTCGGCCTCGTCGCCCTGGAGGCGATGGCCTGCGGCGTTCCGACCGTCGGCTCGCGGACGGGCGGGTTGCCGGAGGTAGTGGTGCATGGCGAGACGGGTTTTCTCGCACCGGTCGGCGATACGGACGCCATGGCTTCTTACGTGATTCGCCTGCTGGAGGACCGCGACCTGTACCGCCGGATGTCGCGCAAGGCGATCGACGTCGCGCGCAGCCGGTTTTGCGGCGAACGCGTGGCGATTCAGTACGAAAACGTCTACCGGCGCATCCTCGGGCTCGACCTGCTTCCTGAACCGGAATGCTGA
- a CDS encoding 4-hydroxy-tetrahydrodipicolinate reductase, with translation MDGVRTEPIRVAVTGACGRMGREVVRLALEDEGLRLVAAVDRERVGLDAAAIVGKPPCGVALTDDLELALLESGAEVLVDFTTPRAVFENAKTAIRLGVRPVIGTTGMSAEQIAELDALCRQKGIGGVVAPNFSIGAVLMMRFAEQAAKYFPHVEIIEYHGDQKLDAPSGTSLETAERIARQRPEFRQGHPDEEEKLKGARGGYIHGFRIHSVRLPGIFAQQEVVFGGYGQTLKIRHDSYDRAGYMPGVALAVRKVFGLTGIVYGFDALLD, from the coding sequence ATGGACGGCGTTCGGACTGAACCGATCCGCGTGGCGGTGACGGGTGCTTGCGGCCGGATGGGGCGGGAAGTCGTTCGGCTCGCGCTGGAAGATGAGGGGTTGCGGTTGGTAGCGGCCGTCGACCGCGAACGCGTCGGCCTGGATGCGGCCGCGATCGTCGGCAAACCGCCTTGCGGCGTCGCGCTGACGGACGATCTGGAACTTGCTCTTTTGGAATCCGGAGCGGAAGTATTGGTCGATTTCACAACCCCGCGTGCGGTGTTCGAAAACGCGAAAACAGCCATCCGCCTCGGCGTTCGTCCGGTCATCGGCACGACCGGCATGTCGGCCGAGCAAATCGCGGAATTGGACGCGCTTTGCCGGCAAAAAGGAATCGGCGGCGTCGTCGCGCCGAATTTTTCGATCGGCGCGGTGCTGATGATGCGGTTTGCCGAGCAGGCCGCCAAATATTTTCCTCATGTTGAAATCATCGAATATCACGGCGACCAGAAGCTGGACGCCCCGTCGGGAACATCGCTGGAGACGGCGGAGCGCATCGCGCGGCAACGCCCCGAGTTCCGCCAGGGACATCCGGACGAAGAGGAAAAGCTAAAAGGAGCACGCGGCGGCTACATCCACGGTTTTCGTATCCACAGCGTGCGCCTGCCCGGTATTTTCGCGCAGCAGGAAGTCGTGTTCGGCGGCTACGGGCAAACGCTCAAAATCCGCCACGATTCCTACGATCGGGCGGGGTACATGCCGGGCGTCGCGCTCGCCGTGCGGAAAGTATTCGGATTGACGGGCATTGTTTACGGATTCGACGCGCTGCTGGACTGA
- a CDS encoding ATP-dependent helicase DinG, with protein sequence MKYAVLDVETTGFDPDNDRIVELAVVLMDGVDVVGRFVSFVRPERPLPARISRLTGIAESDLRDAPAMAELLPKVLPLLEDRVLVGHNVGFDLKFLCREMEENGYFAWAGRSLDTADFVRVLFPTWAERSLAYVAGKLGIPHERPHRAGPDAEATAGVWKACLDKMRALPLTAVRRIAELFRGEGSDFAWFWNEMASLRREMEDVPGFRVFRDFAFAVGEWGNDEVQDDVEKDRLPLDGSFAEFYRDVKERLRTRFDAYEERRSQDQMAEAVASVLEEGGLLLVEAGTGTGKTLGYLVPALFHALGTGEKVVVSTHTVNLQEQLRRRDLPLLADVVPHPFRAAVLKGRNRYLCLRKWEWKATAAEFETAEDRMLAAQLIVWLTETETGDVEELSLDSQGRQLWKSIESDADSCLNRACPWFRMCYYHRARHDAQRADIIVTNHALLLTDFQVDRRVLPSYSRLIVDEAHHLEETASRHFGRAVSARDFSALFARLYKDARTGFLPLLRIRMKELYEIDKERLEETLDHLESLVVEASAQWEALIRRWEGWLSDAISARSESGECLVRWKRDALPPDWNETVRQVNAFLETIDSLADGLSRLSEALRQELEPSATSGLAVDVAGIAKELVRLRDDLAFLIALDDERYVYWLEGVFSSRGKWTNVAATAVPVDVGDLLRENVFEAKDSVVLTSATLTVGDSFDYVRERLGLAADDPVFAESVRVVRLSSPFCYREQSLVIIPNDFPKIGGVRPDPAFVERLAESLAETALTTGGRMLVLFTSYRMLRDVYDELDRRLAPHGIRVFGQGVDGASRSQLVRLFQECSRSVLLGTSSFWEGVDIPGGALSCLAIVRLPFEPPRHPVAEAKAEWLKRMNKDPFLHYSVPQAVIRFKQGFGRLIRRSTDRGVAIVYDSRVLEARYGKYFLRSLPEPTVEALPTRRIAARVAEWLKGESL encoded by the coding sequence ATGAAGTACGCCGTGTTGGACGTCGAAACGACCGGATTCGATCCGGATAACGACCGTATCGTCGAGCTGGCCGTGGTCCTGATGGACGGCGTCGACGTCGTCGGTCGGTTCGTTTCGTTCGTCCGTCCCGAACGGCCGCTGCCCGCGCGGATTTCGCGGCTAACCGGCATTGCCGAATCCGATCTTCGCGACGCTCCGGCCATGGCGGAACTTTTGCCGAAAGTGCTTCCGCTGCTCGAGGACCGGGTGCTGGTCGGTCATAACGTCGGATTCGATCTTAAGTTTTTGTGTCGTGAAATGGAAGAAAATGGTTATTTTGCTTGGGCGGGCCGTTCGCTCGATACGGCCGATTTCGTGCGCGTGCTGTTTCCGACATGGGCGGAGCGGTCGCTGGCGTACGTTGCCGGTAAATTGGGGATTCCGCACGAGCGGCCGCATCGTGCAGGCCCTGATGCGGAGGCGACGGCGGGCGTCTGGAAGGCGTGTCTTGACAAAATGCGCGCGCTGCCTTTGACGGCAGTGCGCAGGATCGCCGAGCTGTTCAGAGGCGAAGGATCGGATTTTGCTTGGTTTTGGAATGAAATGGCAAGTCTCCGCCGTGAAATGGAAGACGTGCCGGGTTTTCGTGTTTTCCGCGATTTTGCTTTTGCCGTCGGCGAATGGGGAAACGACGAGGTGCAGGATGACGTCGAGAAAGACCGTTTGCCGCTCGACGGTTCGTTCGCGGAGTTTTATCGGGACGTCAAAGAGCGTCTGCGCACGCGGTTCGACGCATATGAGGAACGCCGTTCCCAGGACCAGATGGCCGAAGCGGTTGCGTCGGTTCTCGAAGAGGGCGGACTCTTGCTTGTCGAAGCGGGAACCGGCACAGGTAAGACGCTCGGTTATCTCGTTCCCGCGTTATTTCATGCGTTGGGCACCGGGGAAAAGGTCGTCGTATCGACGCATACGGTCAATCTACAGGAACAGCTCCGCCGGCGCGATTTGCCGCTGCTTGCGGACGTCGTTCCGCATCCGTTTCGGGCTGCCGTGCTCAAAGGCCGCAACCGGTATCTTTGCCTTCGCAAATGGGAATGGAAGGCGACGGCGGCCGAATTCGAAACCGCGGAAGACCGTATGCTGGCCGCACAACTTATCGTTTGGCTTACGGAAACCGAAACCGGCGACGTGGAAGAACTGTCGCTCGACTCGCAAGGGCGTCAATTATGGAAATCTATAGAAAGTGATGCGGATTCTTGTCTTAACCGTGCCTGCCCTTGGTTTCGGATGTGTTATTATCACCGCGCGCGGCACGATGCTCAGCGGGCTGACATCATCGTGACCAACCATGCGCTGCTTTTGACCGATTTTCAGGTTGATCGCCGTGTGTTGCCTTCTTACTCGCGGTTGATCGTCGACGAGGCGCACCATCTCGAGGAGACGGCTTCGCGGCATTTCGGTCGAGCGGTGTCGGCGCGCGACTTTTCCGCCTTGTTCGCACGCCTTTACAAGGACGCGAGAACCGGATTTTTGCCGCTTTTGCGGATCAGAATGAAAGAATTATATGAAATAGATAAAGAACGCTTGGAGGAAACGCTTGATCATCTGGAAAGCCTTGTTGTAGAGGCGAGCGCTCAATGGGAGGCGCTGATCCGGCGGTGGGAAGGATGGCTTTCCGACGCGATTTCGGCTCGTTCGGAATCCGGGGAATGCCTCGTGCGCTGGAAACGCGACGCGCTCCCGCCGGATTGGAACGAGACCGTTCGCCAGGTGAATGCGTTTCTAGAAACGATCGACAGTTTGGCGGACGGGCTGTCGCGGTTGTCCGAAGCGCTGCGGCAGGAGCTTGAACCTTCCGCGACGAGTGGGCTGGCCGTCGATGTAGCGGGGATCGCCAAGGAGCTCGTCCGTTTGAGGGATGATTTGGCTTTTTTGATCGCGCTTGACGACGAACGGTATGTATATTGGCTCGAGGGCGTTTTTTCGTCGCGTGGAAAATGGACGAACGTCGCGGCGACGGCCGTTCCTGTCGATGTCGGCGACTTGTTGCGGGAGAACGTATTTGAGGCCAAAGACAGCGTCGTGCTGACGTCGGCGACGTTGACCGTCGGCGATTCGTTCGATTACGTACGCGAGCGGCTGGGGCTGGCGGCGGACGATCCGGTTTTTGCAGAATCGGTTCGCGTCGTCCGGCTGTCTTCACCGTTTTGTTACCGCGAGCAGTCGCTCGTGATCATTCCGAACGATTTTCCGAAAATCGGAGGCGTTCGCCCGGATCCCGCATTTGTCGAACGACTGGCGGAATCGCTCGCCGAGACCGCCCTGACGACCGGGGGCCGCATGCTCGTTCTGTTCACGTCGTACCGGATGTTGCGCGACGTGTACGACGAGTTGGATCGCAGGCTTGCGCCGCACGGCATTCGGGTGTTCGGCCAGGGCGTCGACGGCGCCAGCCGCAGCCAGCTCGTCCGCCTGTTTCAGGAATGCAGCCGTTCGGTGCTTCTGGGGACGAGCAGTTTTTGGGAAGGCGTCGACATTCCCGGTGGGGCGCTCAGCTGCCTGGCCATCGTCCGGCTGCCGTTCGAGCCGCCGCGTCATCCCGTCGCCGAGGCGAAGGCGGAATGGCTGAAACGGATGAACAAAGATCCGTTTCTTCATTATTCGGTTCCACAGGCCGTCATTCGGTTCAAACAGGGATTCGGCAGGCTGATCCGGCGCTCGACCGACCGAGGTGTCGCGATCGTGTACGATTCCCGCGTTCTGGAAGCCCGGTACGGAAAATATTTTTTGCGGTCGCTTCCCGAACCGACTGTCGAAGCGCTGCCGACGCGGCGGATCGCCGCGCGCGTCGCCGAATGGCTGAAAGGGGAGTCTTTATGA
- a CDS encoding aspartate 1-decarboxylase: MFRTMMKSKIHRATVTEANLHYVGSITIDEQLMEMADLLPNEKVQVVNNHNGARLETYVIPGPRGSGMIGLNGAAARLVQPGDTVIIISYAVMNDEEARKHRPKVLIMDGDNKVASVLSDEPHSTVL; the protein is encoded by the coding sequence ATGTTCCGGACGATGATGAAATCCAAAATTCATCGCGCGACCGTGACGGAAGCGAATCTGCACTACGTCGGCAGTATCACGATCGATGAACAGTTGATGGAGATGGCGGATCTCTTGCCGAACGAAAAGGTGCAAGTCGTTAACAATCATAACGGCGCTCGTCTGGAGACGTATGTCATACCGGGGCCGCGCGGCAGCGGCATGATCGGGTTAAACGGCGCGGCCGCCCGGCTCGTCCAGCCGGGCGACACGGTGATCATCATTTCGTACGCCGTCATGAACGACGAGGAGGCGCGGAAGCATCGGCCCAAAGTGTTGATTATGGACGGCGACAATAAGGTGGCTTCCGTATTGTCCGACGAGCCCCATTCGACCGTCCTGTAG
- a CDS encoding bacillithiol biosynthesis deacetylase BshB1 — MKEGLDLLVVAAHPDDAEIGAGGLMAKYAAAGLRVGVVDLTQAEMSSNGTPEIRQAESERASSVLGLAVRVNLGLPDRTFAREPEAIDRLVRAIRELRPRVVLAPHWDDRHPDHVACSRITEEAVFSAKLRRYLPDVEPFEVGRLYFYFINGWAHPDIAVDVTDVYEIKRRALRCYESQFTPPGTDGRYVATPLNTGYLDFVETRDRSVGRLISAEYAEGFAAKGPVRVERL; from the coding sequence ATGAAGGAGGGACTCGACCTGCTCGTCGTCGCCGCCCATCCCGACGATGCGGAGATCGGCGCAGGAGGGCTGATGGCCAAATACGCCGCTGCGGGTTTGCGAGTCGGCGTCGTCGACTTAACGCAGGCGGAGATGTCGTCCAACGGCACGCCCGAAATCCGCCAGGCCGAAAGCGAGCGCGCTTCGAGCGTGCTCGGATTGGCTGTCCGCGTCAACCTCGGATTGCCGGACCGGACGTTTGCGCGCGAGCCGGAGGCGATCGACCGGCTTGTACGGGCGATTCGCGAGCTTCGGCCGCGCGTCGTGTTGGCGCCGCATTGGGACGACCGGCATCCCGATCATGTCGCGTGCTCGCGGATTACGGAAGAGGCGGTGTTCAGCGCGAAACTTCGGCGGTATCTGCCCGACGTCGAACCGTTTGAAGTCGGGCGGCTTTATTTTTATTTCATCAACGGTTGGGCGCATCCCGACATCGCCGTCGACGTGACGGACGTCTACGAAATCAAGCGGCGGGCGCTCCGGTGCTACGAAAGCCAGTTTACGCCGCCCGGAACGGACGGGCGCTATGTCGCGACGCCGCTTAACACCGGGTATCTCGACTTCGTCGAAACGCGCGACCGGTCGGTCGGCCGCCTCATCTCGGCAGAGTATGCCGAAGGATTTGCGGCCAAAGGTCCGGTGCGCGTCGAACGGCTCTGA
- a CDS encoding pantoate--beta-alanine ligase encodes MKVVRTIAEARAAVEAYRERTIRGGGRPSIGFVPTMGYLHEGHLSLMKAARRDTEFVVLSVFVNPLQFGPSEDYERYPRDEARDLRMAEEAGVDLAFLPDVREMYPEPPKTRVIVSELSEPLCGRSRPGHFEGVATIVAKLFHIIQPDRAYFGLKDAQQVAVVERMVADLNIPVQIVACPTVREPDGLALSSRNVYLSPEERKQATVLYRALSRLDEWLAQGLTAPQELKRRLEEEIRTAPLADIDYVEVLEYPSLSPVKTPSVVDAGRIIAAVAVRFGKTRLIDNRILDFRTGEAATCSGR; translated from the coding sequence ATGAAAGTCGTGCGGACGATCGCGGAGGCGCGCGCCGCCGTAGAGGCTTACCGTGAGCGGACGATCCGCGGCGGCGGCAGGCCGTCGATCGGATTCGTCCCGACGATGGGGTATTTGCACGAAGGTCACCTCAGCCTCATGAAGGCTGCACGGCGGGACACGGAATTCGTCGTCTTGAGCGTTTTCGTCAATCCGCTGCAGTTCGGTCCTTCCGAAGATTACGAACGGTATCCTCGCGACGAAGCGCGCGACTTGCGGATGGCCGAAGAAGCGGGCGTCGATCTCGCCTTTTTGCCCGACGTCCGCGAAATGTATCCGGAACCGCCGAAAACGCGCGTGATCGTATCGGAACTGAGCGAACCGCTGTGCGGCAGGAGCCGACCGGGGCATTTCGAGGGCGTCGCAACGATCGTCGCCAAATTGTTCCATATCATCCAGCCGGATCGTGCCTATTTCGGACTCAAGGACGCCCAACAGGTGGCGGTCGTCGAACGAATGGTCGCCGATCTGAACATCCCCGTTCAGATCGTCGCGTGCCCGACGGTGCGCGAGCCCGACGGACTGGCGCTCAGTTCCCGGAATGTGTATCTGTCGCCCGAAGAGCGAAAGCAGGCGACGGTTCTTTATCGGGCGTTGTCGCGCTTGGACGAATGGCTGGCGCAGGGTTTGACCGCTCCACAAGAGCTGAAACGGAGGCTGGAAGAAGAAATCCGGACCGCGCCGCTGGCGGACATCGATTATGTCGAGGTGCTCGAATATCCGTCGCTGTCGCCGGTGAAGACGCCCTCGGTCGTGGACGCCGGGCGCATCATCGCCGCGGTGGCGGTCCGTTTCGGAAAAACGAGGTTGATCGACAATCGGATTCTCGATTTTCGGACCGGGGAGGCGGCGACATGTTCCGGACGATGA
- a CDS encoding CCA tRNA nucleotidyltransferase produces the protein MDNTESTLWSEGRQVLETLKRFGHEAYFVGGCVRDRVAGRPVHDIDIATSAKPEEIVRAFPRTVPTGIRHGTVTVLMRRHAFEVTTFRKESEYEDFRRPKSVEFVSDLYEDLRRRDFTLNAMAMDADGRLIDPFGGKRDLEAGVLRSVGSPEERFREDALRMLRCIRFACEFGLSIEPNTWNALLANAPLLEHIAMERVRTELEKTFEGRDPTRGVAVLAESGLFRHFREPLGFSDEAWLALPSECSFIGALSRPETRWAAIWIGLGATAERAVAAMRRLRFSLDKIESISSILAFGRALGGIQPGGAKTASSGDLRERWTAAVLRHGERAASGWLEWARAAGAVRAGAQGRLAEGDVEQVLENGEAWTLGMRVARREDLAVGGDDLMRLLHRPPGRWLGRLLDELTLDAALGRVANEREALLEAALRKVGAGEGGESR, from the coding sequence CTGGACAATACGGAATCGACGCTCTGGTCGGAAGGCCGGCAAGTGCTGGAAACCTTGAAACGGTTCGGCCATGAGGCCTATTTTGTCGGCGGTTGCGTGCGCGACCGTGTGGCCGGAAGACCCGTTCACGACATCGACATCGCGACGTCGGCCAAACCGGAAGAGATCGTCCGCGCCTTCCCGCGCACGGTGCCGACGGGCATCCGGCACGGGACGGTGACGGTCTTGATGCGCCGCCATGCCTTTGAGGTGACGACGTTCCGGAAAGAATCCGAATACGAGGATTTCCGCCGTCCGAAGTCCGTCGAATTCGTCTCCGACCTGTACGAGGATTTGCGGCGGCGCGATTTCACCCTGAACGCCATGGCGATGGATGCCGACGGCCGATTGATCGACCCGTTCGGCGGAAAACGCGACCTGGAAGCCGGCGTGCTCAGGTCGGTCGGCTCTCCCGAGGAACGGTTCCGCGAGGATGCCCTTCGCATGTTGCGCTGCATCCGGTTTGCCTGCGAGTTCGGCCTTTCGATCGAGCCGAACACGTGGAACGCTCTTCTGGCAAACGCGCCGCTTCTGGAACACATCGCGATGGAACGCGTTCGGACGGAGTTGGAAAAAACGTTCGAAGGGCGCGACCCGACCCGCGGAGTTGCGGTTTTGGCCGAAAGCGGGTTGTTTCGGCACTTTCGCGAACCGCTCGGTTTTTCCGACGAGGCGTGGCTGGCGCTGCCCTCGGAGTGTTCGTTCATCGGCGCTCTTTCGCGTCCGGAGACGCGCTGGGCGGCGATCTGGATCGGGCTCGGCGCGACGGCGGAACGCGCGGTTGCCGCCATGCGCCGTCTTCGTTTTTCGTTGGACAAGATTGAATCGATCTCCTCTATTCTCGCGTTCGGCCGGGCGCTCGGCGGCATACAGCCCGGCGGCGCGAAAACGGCGTCGTCCGGCGATCTGCGCGAACGTTGGACGGCCGCCGTGCTTCGACATGGAGAACGCGCGGCGTCCGGCTGGCTGGAATGGGCGCGCGCGGCCGGGGCGGTCCGAGCCGGCGCGCAGGGCCGGCTCGCCGAAGGCGACGTTGAGCAGGTATTGGAAAACGGGGAGGCTTGGACGCTCGGCATGCGGGTCGCCCGTAGAGAGGACTTGGCCGTCGGCGGCGACGATTTGATGCGGCTCCTCCATCGCCCGCCGGGGCGATGGCTGGGGCGGCTTTTGGACGAACTGACGTTGGACGCGGCGCTCGGGCGGGTGGCCAACGAGCGGGAAGCGTTGCTTGAAGCCGCGCTCCGCAAGGTAGGAGCGGGCGAAGGGGGGGAAAGCAGGTGA
- a CDS encoding biotin--[acetyl-CoA-carboxylase] ligase gives MEAVEAWFVENAGRWVSGAEIGRLFGVTRSALWKYVRRLEEKGYRFETAPRRGYLLADAPDRLTEADVLSRLDTRVFGRQLLCLEESPSTQDVAAAWIREGAGEGAVVVADRQSAGRGRMGRSWHSPPGTGLWFSVILKPNIPVYRIPQLGLVTAVALCRAVRFLAGVSAALKWPNDLLVGDRKAAGILLESSAEDERVRHVVVGIGVNVNADPDRFPEPIRHTATSLSKEAGRRLSRAELLAGFLGEFERMYELYLTEGFEPFRTLWDAYSATVGKRVAVRTADRTVKGVALGLDPSGALEIRLEDGTVERVVSGECEQCREAEG, from the coding sequence CTGGAAGCCGTCGAGGCGTGGTTTGTCGAGAACGCCGGACGATGGGTGTCGGGCGCCGAGATCGGCCGCCTGTTCGGGGTGACCCGGTCGGCGCTCTGGAAATATGTCCGCCGCCTCGAGGAGAAGGGGTATCGGTTCGAAACCGCGCCGCGGCGCGGTTATCTTCTGGCGGATGCGCCTGATCGGCTGACCGAAGCCGACGTCTTGAGCCGGCTGGACACGCGTGTGTTCGGCAGGCAACTGCTTTGCCTGGAGGAATCGCCTTCCACGCAGGACGTCGCCGCCGCCTGGATCCGTGAAGGCGCAGGCGAGGGAGCCGTCGTCGTCGCAGACCGGCAATCGGCGGGAAGGGGGCGAATGGGAAGGTCGTGGCATTCCCCGCCGGGGACGGGGCTTTGGTTCAGCGTCATTTTAAAGCCAAACATCCCCGTTTACCGGATTCCCCAGTTGGGGCTCGTGACGGCCGTCGCGCTGTGTAGGGCGGTCCGTTTTCTGGCCGGCGTGTCGGCCGCGCTGAAATGGCCGAACGATCTGCTCGTCGGCGATCGGAAAGCCGCGGGCATCCTGCTCGAATCAAGCGCGGAAGACGAGCGCGTCCGCCACGTCGTCGTCGGCATCGGCGTCAACGTCAACGCCGATCCGGACCGGTTTCCCGAGCCGATCCGGCATACGGCGACGTCGCTGTCGAAGGAGGCTGGGCGGCGGCTGTCGCGAGCGGAGCTGTTGGCGGGATTTTTAGGCGAATTCGAGCGGATGTACGAACTGTATCTCACTGAAGGGTTCGAGCCGTTCCGCACGTTATGGGATGCGTATTCGGCGACCGTCGGCAAGCGGGTTGCCGTTCGGACGGCGGACCGGACCGTCAAGGGCGTCGCGCTTGGCCTTGACCCGTCGGGTGCCTTGGAAATCCGTCTCGAAGATGGAACAGTCGAGCGCGTCGTGTCCGGAGAATGCGAACAATGTCGCGAAGCCGAAGGTTGA
- a CDS encoding 3-methyl-2-oxobutanoate hydroxymethyltransferase, with product MSAKTVSTATLRKMKRDGVPIAVVTAYDYPTAKLAEEAGVDVLLVGDSLGNVVLGYESTLPVTLDDMIRHTRAVTRAVTRPLVVADMPFMTYHGGADETLRNVARLMREGRCHAVKVEGGREVADAVRAIVRAGVPVMGHIGLTPQSVYRIGGYRVQGKTAEQEQRLLDDALALEEAGVFAIVLELVEEEVARRVTSRVSVPTIGIGSGAGCDGQVLVFHDLVGYAPHDTPKRFVRRYEDLGSRIRDALARYVDDVRNRRFPSDEESFRFESSSARSGGEAG from the coding sequence ATGAGTGCGAAGACGGTGTCGACCGCGACGCTGCGGAAAATGAAACGCGACGGCGTGCCGATCGCCGTCGTGACGGCATACGATTATCCGACGGCAAAACTCGCGGAAGAGGCGGGCGTCGATGTACTGCTGGTCGGCGATTCGCTGGGTAATGTCGTGCTCGGCTACGAATCAACGTTGCCCGTTACGCTGGACGATATGATCCGCCATACCCGCGCGGTGACGCGAGCGGTGACGCGACCGCTCGTCGTCGCGGATATGCCGTTTATGACGTATCATGGCGGCGCAGACGAGACGCTGCGCAACGTCGCGCGGCTGATGCGGGAAGGCCGCTGCCATGCGGTCAAGGTCGAAGGGGGTCGGGAAGTCGCCGACGCCGTGCGGGCCATCGTTCGGGCCGGGGTGCCGGTGATGGGCCACATCGGCCTGACGCCGCAGTCGGTTTATCGGATCGGCGGCTATCGCGTGCAGGGGAAAACGGCGGAGCAAGAGCAACGCTTGCTCGATGATGCGTTGGCTCTGGAAGAAGCGGGCGTGTTTGCGATCGTGCTGGAGCTCGTCGAGGAGGAAGTCGCCCGCCGCGTGACGTCCCGCGTCTCGGTGCCGACGATCGGCATCGGTTCAGGCGCCGGGTGCGACGGACAGGTGCTCGTCTTTCACGACCTCGTCGGCTATGCGCCGCACGATACGCCGAAACGGTTCGTTCGCCGTTACGAAGATCTCGGTTCCCGCATCCGGGACGCGCTCGCGCGCTACGTCGACGATGTGCGGAACAGGCGATTCCCGTCCGATGAAGAATCGTTCCGCTTCGAATCGTCTTCCGCGCGTTCGGGAGGCGAGGCGGGATGA
- a CDS encoding methylglyoxal synthase has product MMNIALIAHDRKKDDMLDFVTAYVHVFARHRLFATGTTGRLIMEKTGLPVHCFLSGPLGGDQQIGALVARNEIDLLIFLRDPLTAQPHEPDIQALLRLCDVHGVPVATNIATAELLVRALERGDFAWRDVVRGEVGAPGEAVENGQGESA; this is encoded by the coding sequence ATGATGAATATCGCACTCATCGCGCACGACCGGAAAAAAGACGACATGCTCGATTTTGTGACCGCCTACGTTCACGTTTTCGCTCGCCACCGGCTGTTTGCGACGGGAACGACCGGGCGGCTGATTATGGAAAAAACGGGGTTGCCGGTTCACTGCTTTCTGTCGGGCCCGCTCGGCGGCGACCAGCAGATCGGCGCGCTTGTCGCACGCAATGAGATCGATCTTCTGATTTTTTTGCGGGATCCATTGACCGCCCAGCCGCATGAGCCGGACATCCAGGCGCTGCTTCGGCTCTGCGACGTGCACGGCGTTCCGGTGGCGACCAATATCGCGACGGCCGAGCTGTTGGTGCGCGCGCTGGAACGCGGCGATTTCGCCTGGCGGGACGTCGTTCGCGGGGAAGTCGGGGCCCCGGGCGAAGCGGTCGAAAACGGCCAGGGGGAATCGGCATGA